The genomic window TGGTACGGTCTATGACTTAGAAACAACTAATTTCGTAACCGTAGGAAGTTTAATTAATCAATCTGGTAATACTTTCAACTCAACTGTTAATATGGAGATTGATGGCAATGATCCGGCAAATGACGGTCAGGGTTCTCTTGTATTCGATATTCCTGTAGCGGTATCAAGAATTCAGTTGGAATACTCATTTAGTAAGGTAGGCGGTTCTTCAATCCGTTTCACCCAGTTAAACTTCTGTTTGGATACAGATGGAGATGGAATTCCGGACAGCTTTGATTTGGATAGTGATAATGATGGAATTACTGATGTAGTAGAAGTGGGTGGAACAGATACAAATAATGATGGTCTTGCCGATGATAACGATGGTGATACTACAAATGACGATGGTATTCCAGATACTGCCGGAACGGGTATTACCGTACGGGATAGTGATACCGATGGTATTCCTGATCATCTGGATATTGATGCGGACAACGATGGGATACCAGATAATATTGAAAGCCAAACTTCTAGTGGTTACATTGATCCGTCGGGACAGGGGACTGGGATAACCGATGCTAACAATAATGGGCTGGATGATAACTACGAAAGCGGTACGGTACTGGGAATTGATCCTGTAAACACGGATGGTACGGATGATCCGGACTACCTGGACAATGATAGTGACAATGATAGTATTTTAGATATTTTTGAAAACGGAAGTGCTACTAATTCTTTATCTGGTACGGATACGGATAATGACGGACTAGACGACGCTTTTGATGACAATGACGACTCCGGAATCAACGGAGCTACAGTGAATGATGGTGGAAATACCAGTACTACAGTAAGTAATGCCACTGACCTGGAAACTGCTTTTGGTGACGAGGATAATGACTTCAATCCGGGAACCGGAGATCTGGATTATAGGGATGTTACAATTCCGGCTCCAAATTTAGCGCTTATCAAAACAGGTATATATGAAGATAGTAATGCTAATAACCGGGTAGATGTTGGTGATGAAATCGTATATACCTTTACTATTGAAAATAATGGAAATGTAGCGATAAATAATATAACCATCTCAGATACGCTTCTGGTAGCACCAAACGGTTCGATTACCGGAGGGCCTATTACACTAGCAGCTGGACAAATTGACTCAACTACCTTTAGTGGACGTTATAGTATACAACAGTTAGATATTACAAATAATAGCGTAACGAATCAAGCAACTGCAATTGGACAGGATATCACTGGAAACGATGTTACCGATCTATCAGACGATCCGGATGATTTAAATAATGATGATTTAGACGGAGATGGGGATTTTGAGGATTTAACTATTACCTTTTTACAGGGTATAACGGATGCTAATCTTGAATTAATAAAGGAAAGTAGTTTTGACTTGGGAGCTGATAATATTCCTAATACCGGAGATGTGATTACGTACACCTTTAACGTTCGTAATAACGGAAGCGTTCCTATAACCGATATTAGGCTTGAAGATGTATTAGAAGGAATTGAAATTGATGATGCACTTCGTATTGCGAGATTAGAACCTGGAGAGTTAGATAATACAACTTTTACCGCAACTTATCGTATCAATAGTAGTGATTTATTAATAGGAAGAGTTGAAAACCAAGCTACGGTAATTGGAAAAGATCCTTTAGGGATTGATGTTAGCGATATGTCTGATGATCTAAGTGATACGACTAATATTGATAATGATTCGGATGGTGATTTTGAAGATATAACTATTACTCTACTCGTGCCAGAAGACGATATTTTTATCTATACTGGTATTAGTCCGAACGGGGATGGGCAAAATGATGAGTTTATTATCACCGGACTGGAGAAGTTTGAAAATAACACATTAAGAATTTATAACAGATGGGGAGTCTTAGTTTTTGAAGAAGATGGCTATGCAACTGATGGAGTTGAAAATTTTAAGGGAATAAGTAATGGAAGAGTAACTATTGCAGAAGATGAAAATCTACCTGCGGGAACATATTATTATACACTGGATTACCAGGTTAACCCGGGTTCTATCAAGTCTAGAGCTGGTTACCTATATATTAACAGATAATAATTATTTAGAATAACCTATATTTGTTATTCCCTGAATTTAATTTACAATACTGATGAATAAACAACTACAGATAATTTTAGCCTTCGGACTACTATTAGTATCCATCTTAACCTATAGTCAGCAAGATGCGCAATATACCCAATATATGTACAATACTATTAGCGTAAACCCTGCATATGCAGGTAGTCGGGGTGTAATGAGTATCAATGGCCTACATCGAAGTCAATGGGTGGGATTAGAAGGCGCTCCCCGTACACAAACTGTATCTTTGCATACTCCTATCGGAGATAATAATAAAGTCGGTTTAGGTTTAAGCGTAGTAAATGATGAAGTTGGTCCGGTTAACGAATCGTACATCGATGCTAATTTTTCTTATACTATTAGGACTTCAGAGTCCGGTAAGTTAGCTTTTGGTTTAAAAGCCGGAGTACATTTATTAAATATTGATTTGCAAAGTTTAAGCCAGTTTAATCAGGGTGATCAGTTTTTTGCTAATAATATTGATAACAAAACCAGTCCTCAGGTTGGGATAGGGCTATACTACCATACGGATAAGTTTTATGCTGGATTAAGTGCCCCTAATGTTTTAGAAACTGATCATTTTGATGATAGTTCCTTATCAAGCAATAGTGATGGAATTAGTTTTCTTGCTGAAGAACGTATCAATTACTATTTGATCACAGGTTATGTATTTCACCTGAACGACCAGATAAAGTTCAAGCCTGCTTTACTTAGTAAATTAGTTTTAGGAGCTCCTCTTCAAGTAGATGTTTCCGCTAACTTTCTGTTTTATGAACGTTTAATTCTAGGTGCTGCTTATCGATGGAGTGCGGCTTTAAGTGCCATGGCTGGATTCCAAATTTCGGATTCTTTGATGATTGGATTTGCATATGATAGAGAAACGACAGAATTAGGTAATACTTTATTTAACGATGGGAGTTATGAAGTAATGCTTCGCTTTGAACTATTTAGAAAATACAATAGAATGTTAACTCCACGATTCTTCTAAATTATTAAATCAACACCGTTTACTAATACTTTCAATTAGCTCAACATGAAGAAAATTTTACAATACTCTTTATATTTTATCTTTTTTACTACAGGATTTTTTAGTACGATTACCGGTCAGGAGAAAAGACTGGAAAGGGCAAAAAAGCAATATGACAAATATGAATATATCAATGCTCAGGAAACGTACTTAAAAGTAGTAAATAAAGGGTACCGTAGTGCAGATCTTTTTAAAAATCTAGGAAATAGTTATTATTTTAATAGCGAATTTGAAGAGGCGGCTAAGTGGTATAAAGAATTGGTAGATTCGTATCCTAGTGAGGTAGAACCTGAGTATTATTTCAGATATGCTCAAACTTTGAAATCAGCAGGAAAGTATGAAGAGTCTGATAAATATATGATCAAATTTACTGAATTGAAGGGAGATGATCAACGCGCTCAATTGTTTACTAAAGAACAAAATTACCTGGAAAGAATTGATTTTCAATCCGGTAGATTTGAAATCAAAAATATTGCCTTAAATACTGAGTTTAGTGACTTTGGTGGAAGTTTTAATAAGAAACAAGTGGTTTTTAGTTCCTCAAGAGATACTTCTATTGTCAATAGCCGGGTGCATCAATGGAATAATCAGCCTTTTTTAGACTTGTTTATAGCAGAGTTTAATGAAGAAAATGGTGAATTAACCGGCTATCGGGAAATGAATGGAACTATCAATACAAAATTCCATGAATCTTCGGGAATATTTACAAAGGATGGTAATACCTTATATTTTACCCGTAATAATTATGCAAACGGGCAGTACAAAAATGATCAGGAAGGAACTAACAAACTAAAAATCTTCAGAAGTTATAAGAACGCAAACGGAGGCTGGACAACTCCGCAAAACCTGAATATTAATAGTGATGAATTTTCTACTGCTCACCCAGCTTTAAGCCCGGACGAAAGTTTTTTGTATTTTTCATCCGATCGTCCCGGGGGTGAAGGTTTTTCGGATATTTACAAAGTTGCTATCAATAGCGACGGAAGTCTGGGAGAACCTGAAAATTTAGGAAATAGAATCAATACACCGGGGAAAGATACTTTTCCTTTTGTAAGTGAAAGCGGAGATCTTTATTTTGCTTCGGATGGGCATCTTGGATTAGGAGGACTAGATATTTATGTTACTGCGCTTGAACCTTCAACAACTGAAGAAGGCTTGGTAGTTAATATTGGAAAACCAGTAAATAGCCGACAAGATGATTTTGCATTTGTAGTAGATGAAGCTACTAAGCGAGGATTGTTTTCATCTAATAGAGATGGAGGAAAAGGAAGCGATGATATTTATAGCTTTTTACAACTGGAAGACTTAAAAAACTTCTGTCAAATTACAATGGAAGGTTTGATTACGGATGCAGATACCGGAGATTTATTATCCGGAGCTACCGTCTCTCTTTTAAACAGCGAAAATGTTGTGGTAGAAACTGTTATAACGGATGATACTGCCAGCTATTCTTTTGAAGGATTGGATTGTTCTACCAGTTATTTTGTAAGAGCAGAAAAAGAGGAGTATAATACCAATGAAAAATTAGTAACTACGCCGGGAGAGACACAAACTTTAAATCAACCGATTGCCATTGAAAAAACAGTTAAGACTGCTACCATTGGTGATGATTTATCTAAGATTCTTGCTCTTAATATTATTTACTTTGACTTTGATAAATATTATATTAGGGAAGATGCAAAGGTTGAACTGGCTAAAGTGGTTGAAATCATGAAGCAATATCCTAATATGAAAATTGACGTTAGATCTCATACGGATAGCCGAGGAGATGATGCATATAACCTATGGTTATCTAACCAGAGAGCAAAAGCGACTATTAATTTTATTGTAGCGCAGGGCATTGATAAAGATCGATTATCCGGTAAAGGATATGGTGAAACAGAATTAGTAAATGAATGCGGTAATGGTTCACGCTGTACTCAAGAACAGTACGAATTAAGCAGACGAAGCGAATTTATTATCCTGGATTAATAAGTCTGTAATTATTGATGCTTAACATTATAGAGACCGGCTTCTGCCGGTCTTTTTAATATCGATATTTAAGTTGTTTTATGTTGGTTTGTATAATTATAAATTAATTCTTAAGTAGTATAAAAATTAAATGCTAAACCTTAATTTTACTATCTGATTTTTAACATGGAAGAGCGGGTAATACTAGTTGATGAAAATGATAATGAGATTGGCACTATGCCAAAAATGGAAGCTCATGAAAAGGCATGTTTGCACCGGGCATTCTCAGTATTTATTCTAAATGAAAAAGAAGAAGTAATGCTACAGAAAAGGGCCTTACATAAATATCATTCTCCGGGCTTATGGACCAATACCTGTTGTAGTCATCAACGCGTAGGAGAAAGCAATCTTGAAGCTGGAAAGCGAAGATTACAGGAAGAAATGGGATTTACTACAGATCTAACGGATAGTATTTCTTTTATTTACAAAGCACCTTTTGACAATGGATTAACCGAGCATGAGTATGATCACGTGCTTATCGGTAGCTATACAGATAATCCCATTATTAATAAAGAAGAAGTAGCAGATTGGAAGTGGATGGCTATAGATGATATACGACAGGACATTAAAGAAAATCCAAAGACATATACAGTGTGGTTTAAAATAATTTTTGAAAAATTTGACGAGTTTATAACTCTTAATAATACATTAGATAAGTAGTTATATATGGCTAATACAAGAATTCAGGTGGGTGATAAAGCGCCGTCTTTTAAAGGAGTGGTAGAAGAAGATGTTATTTTTGACACATCAGACCTGATCGGTAAAAAGCCTTTTGTTTTATATTTTTATCCTAAGGATTTTACCCCAGGTTGTACAAAAGAAGCCTGTCAGTTTAGAGATAGTTACGAAGACTTTACAGAAGCCGGTGCCGAAGTTATAGGAGTTAGCAGTGACTCGGTAAAATCACATGAAAAATTTAAAGAAAAACACCGACTGCCTTTTATCTTATTATCAGACTTAGATGGTGCTATTAGAAAAGCTTATGGGGTTAAATCCAGTTTATTCGGTTTATTACCCGGTAGAGAAACTTTTGTTATTGACCAAAATGGAATTATACAAATGCAATTTAATAACTTGAATGCTTCTGATCATATGAAGAAGGCGCTTAAAATTGTTAAAAAACTTAAAGATTAATTGTTTAACCATTTCTTTCTGAGTTTATTCTTAAAGACAGTGAGGTTATCTGATAACTGAATGGTTTTTTCGATATGGAAAGCTTGTTCCATGTTTACTTCTTTTTCTTTAATAATACCGTTTCTTTCTATTTTAAAAACGACATGATGTCCTTCTTTCCAGGTTCGGGATGTTTTGATTAATTCAATTATATCTTTTGCATAGTATTTCTTTTCATTTACACTTACTAAAATATCTCCTGGTAGAATATTCTGCTCTTTGTAAAAAGTATTATCCAAACATGCC from Aquimarina sp. ERC-38 includes these protein-coding regions:
- a CDS encoding type IX secretion system membrane protein PorP/SprF; translation: MNKQLQIILAFGLLLVSILTYSQQDAQYTQYMYNTISVNPAYAGSRGVMSINGLHRSQWVGLEGAPRTQTVSLHTPIGDNNKVGLGLSVVNDEVGPVNESYIDANFSYTIRTSESGKLAFGLKAGVHLLNIDLQSLSQFNQGDQFFANNIDNKTSPQVGIGLYYHTDKFYAGLSAPNVLETDHFDDSSLSSNSDGISFLAEERINYYLITGYVFHLNDQIKFKPALLSKLVLGAPLQVDVSANFLFYERLILGAAYRWSAALSAMAGFQISDSLMIGFAYDRETTELGNTLFNDGSYEVMLRFELFRKYNRMLTPRFF
- a CDS encoding OmpA family protein; translation: MKKILQYSLYFIFFTTGFFSTITGQEKRLERAKKQYDKYEYINAQETYLKVVNKGYRSADLFKNLGNSYYFNSEFEEAAKWYKELVDSYPSEVEPEYYFRYAQTLKSAGKYEESDKYMIKFTELKGDDQRAQLFTKEQNYLERIDFQSGRFEIKNIALNTEFSDFGGSFNKKQVVFSSSRDTSIVNSRVHQWNNQPFLDLFIAEFNEENGELTGYREMNGTINTKFHESSGIFTKDGNTLYFTRNNYANGQYKNDQEGTNKLKIFRSYKNANGGWTTPQNLNINSDEFSTAHPALSPDESFLYFSSDRPGGEGFSDIYKVAINSDGSLGEPENLGNRINTPGKDTFPFVSESGDLYFASDGHLGLGGLDIYVTALEPSTTEEGLVVNIGKPVNSRQDDFAFVVDEATKRGLFSSNRDGGKGSDDIYSFLQLEDLKNFCQITMEGLITDADTGDLLSGATVSLLNSENVVVETVITDDTASYSFEGLDCSTSYFVRAEKEEYNTNEKLVTTPGETQTLNQPIAIEKTVKTATIGDDLSKILALNIIYFDFDKYYIREDAKVELAKVVEIMKQYPNMKIDVRSHTDSRGDDAYNLWLSNQRAKATINFIVAQGIDKDRLSGKGYGETELVNECGNGSRCTQEQYELSRRSEFIILD
- the idi gene encoding isopentenyl-diphosphate Delta-isomerase, producing MEERVILVDENDNEIGTMPKMEAHEKACLHRAFSVFILNEKEEVMLQKRALHKYHSPGLWTNTCCSHQRVGESNLEAGKRRLQEEMGFTTDLTDSISFIYKAPFDNGLTEHEYDHVLIGSYTDNPIINKEEVADWKWMAIDDIRQDIKENPKTYTVWFKIIFEKFDEFITLNNTLDK
- a CDS encoding peroxiredoxin encodes the protein MANTRIQVGDKAPSFKGVVEEDVIFDTSDLIGKKPFVLYFYPKDFTPGCTKEACQFRDSYEDFTEAGAEVIGVSSDSVKSHEKFKEKHRLPFILLSDLDGAIRKAYGVKSSLFGLLPGRETFVIDQNGIIQMQFNNLNASDHMKKALKIVKKLKD